A window from Mycobacterium botniense encodes these proteins:
- the oxc gene encoding oxalyl-CoA decarboxylase, with amino-acid sequence MNIQSAPEGLTDGFHLVVDALKLNGIDTIYGLVGIPITDLARVAQASGIRFIGFRHETSAGNAAAAAGFLTRKPGICLTVSAPGFLNGLVALANATTNCFPMIQISGSSERALVDLQRGAYEELDQLSAARPFAKAAYRISRAEDIGLGVARAIRAAVSGRPGGVYLDIPGAVLAQALDATAAASTLWRVVDPAPRQLPAPEAVERALDLLATARRPLIVLGKGAAYAQADTVIRRFVETTRIPFLPMSMAKGLVPDTHPQSVAAARSLALSRADVVMLIGARLNWLLGNGESPPWSADVKFVQVDVQTCEFDSNRPIAAPLAGDIGSVLSVLLDRIITQPLAVPTAWTDELAERKARNDTAMRERLAEDAHPMRFYSALRVIREVLAQHPEVYVVNEGANALDIARNVIDMQMPRHRLDSGTWGVMGIGMGYAIAAAIETGQPVIAIEGDSAFGFSGMEFETICRYRLPITVVVLNNGGVYRGDEVAASGTDPAPTVLSAHAHHEKIAEAFGGKGYHVITPVQLESALVDALASGTPAIIDCVLDPAAGVESGHLTALNPKSAAAGG; translated from the coding sequence ATGAACATCCAATCCGCCCCTGAGGGACTGACCGACGGTTTCCATCTGGTAGTGGACGCCCTGAAGCTCAACGGGATCGACACCATCTACGGTCTGGTCGGTATTCCCATCACCGACCTTGCCCGAGTCGCACAGGCATCGGGTATCCGCTTCATCGGATTTCGTCACGAAACCTCAGCCGGGAACGCCGCGGCCGCCGCCGGGTTTCTCACCCGAAAGCCCGGCATCTGTTTGACAGTGTCGGCCCCGGGTTTCCTCAACGGGCTGGTCGCGCTGGCGAACGCAACAACGAACTGTTTTCCGATGATCCAGATCTCAGGATCCAGCGAGCGCGCACTCGTGGATCTCCAGCGCGGCGCCTATGAGGAACTCGACCAACTGAGTGCGGCGCGGCCGTTCGCAAAAGCAGCGTACCGAATCTCCCGTGCGGAAGACATCGGACTCGGCGTCGCGCGCGCCATCCGCGCCGCGGTGTCGGGCCGGCCGGGTGGGGTGTACCTCGATATCCCCGGTGCCGTGCTCGCTCAGGCCCTCGACGCGACCGCCGCGGCCAGCACCCTGTGGCGGGTCGTCGACCCTGCTCCCCGGCAGCTCCCCGCACCCGAGGCGGTTGAGCGGGCGCTGGACTTACTGGCCACCGCGCGCCGGCCGCTGATTGTGCTCGGCAAAGGCGCCGCCTATGCCCAGGCGGACACCGTGATCCGGCGTTTCGTGGAGACTACCCGAATCCCCTTCTTGCCGATGTCGATGGCGAAGGGCCTCGTGCCGGACACACACCCGCAGTCGGTTGCGGCTGCCCGGTCGCTGGCGCTGAGCCGCGCGGACGTGGTCATGTTGATCGGCGCGCGATTGAACTGGCTGTTAGGCAATGGTGAATCACCACCGTGGTCTGCCGACGTGAAATTCGTCCAGGTGGACGTTCAAACGTGCGAATTCGACAGCAACCGGCCGATCGCCGCGCCGCTGGCCGGCGATATCGGCTCGGTGCTGTCGGTGCTCCTGGACCGCATCATCACCCAGCCGCTCGCCGTGCCGACGGCGTGGACTGATGAACTCGCCGAGCGCAAAGCTCGCAACGATACCGCAATGCGTGAACGCCTCGCGGAGGATGCGCATCCGATGCGGTTTTACAGCGCGCTGCGGGTGATTCGCGAGGTGCTGGCGCAGCACCCCGAGGTCTATGTGGTCAACGAGGGCGCTAACGCCCTAGATATCGCCCGCAACGTCATCGATATGCAGATGCCGCGGCATCGCCTAGACAGCGGAACCTGGGGTGTCATGGGTATCGGCATGGGCTACGCCATCGCGGCGGCGATCGAGACCGGACAGCCGGTGATTGCGATTGAAGGTGACAGCGCGTTCGGCTTCAGCGGGATGGAATTCGAAACGATATGTCGCTATCGGCTCCCGATTACCGTTGTCGTCCTCAACAACGGCGGCGTCTACCGCGGCGACGAGGTCGCGGCCAGCGGAACGGATCCGGCACCCACCGTACTGAGCGCGCATGCGCATCACGAAAAGATCGCAGAGGCGTTTGGCGGCAAGGGGTATCATGTCATCACTCCCGTTCAATTGGAGTCTGCTCTCGTCGACGCGTTAGCATCGGGGACGCCGGCGATTATCGATTGTGTACTCGATCCCGCCGCCGGCGTGGAAAGCGGACATCTGACGGCGCTGAACCCGAAAAGCGCGGCTGCCGGCGGCTAA
- a CDS encoding gamma-glutamyltransferase family protein gives MTVPFSWELPYAWPRKPVLAQNVVCTSQPLAAQAGLRMLSEGGSAVDAALAAAITLTVVEPVSNGIGSDAFAIVWDGQRLHGLNASGRSPAAWTPEYFGGRAVPTLGWDSVTVPGAVSAWVELHAKFGKLPFTRVFEPAITYARNGFLVSPTVAAQWAAQAPICESQPGFAEVFLPRGRPPKPGELVRFPDHAATLETIAMTNGEAFYRGELAAELEAHAAAHGAALRASDLATHRPDWVGTVSAAYRGYTVHEIPPNGQGIVALIALGILEHFDIGSFPVDSADSLHLQIEALKLAFADAHTYVADIGHMPLAPQQLLDSEYLRHRATLIDLNRATPASAGQPGGGTVYLAAADAAGMMVSMIQSNYMGFGSGVVVPGTGIALQNRGSSFAVTRGHPNQVGPNKRPYHTIIPGFLTRDGAPVMSFGVMGGTMQPQGHVQMVVRIADYGQNPQTACDGPRFRWLQGMQLCCEPGLPQSTLDELHRRGHQLVVVDDYNDFGSCQAIWRLDDGYFAASDPRRDGQAAGC, from the coding sequence GTGACTGTGCCTTTCTCTTGGGAGTTGCCCTATGCGTGGCCGCGGAAACCGGTTCTGGCGCAAAACGTTGTGTGCACCTCGCAGCCGCTTGCCGCACAAGCGGGCCTTCGGATGCTCAGTGAGGGCGGCAGCGCGGTCGACGCGGCTCTCGCCGCCGCTATCACACTCACCGTGGTCGAACCGGTGTCCAACGGCATCGGCTCGGACGCCTTCGCCATCGTCTGGGATGGTCAGCGACTGCATGGGCTGAACGCGTCAGGCCGCTCTCCGGCCGCGTGGACGCCGGAGTACTTCGGCGGGCGGGCAGTGCCCACCCTGGGCTGGGATTCAGTCACCGTGCCCGGTGCGGTGTCGGCATGGGTGGAACTACACGCGAAGTTCGGAAAGCTACCGTTCACCCGTGTTTTCGAGCCCGCAATCACCTACGCCCGCAACGGATTTCTGGTCTCACCGACAGTGGCGGCGCAGTGGGCGGCGCAGGCACCGATATGTGAATCCCAGCCCGGGTTCGCCGAGGTGTTCCTGCCGCGCGGACGGCCACCCAAACCCGGTGAACTGGTCAGGTTCCCCGACCATGCGGCTACGCTCGAGACCATCGCCATGACCAACGGCGAGGCGTTCTATCGCGGTGAACTCGCGGCAGAACTCGAGGCGCACGCCGCCGCCCACGGCGCCGCCCTTCGCGCCAGTGACCTCGCCACGCATCGCCCCGACTGGGTCGGTACGGTCAGCGCAGCCTACCGCGGCTACACCGTCCACGAGATTCCGCCCAACGGCCAGGGCATCGTCGCGTTGATAGCGCTAGGCATTCTTGAGCACTTCGACATCGGCTCGTTCCCCGTCGATTCTGCTGACAGTCTGCATCTGCAGATCGAAGCGCTGAAGCTCGCCTTCGCCGACGCGCACACCTACGTCGCCGATATCGGTCATATGCCGCTGGCACCACAGCAACTGCTCGACAGCGAGTATCTGCGGCACCGGGCGACGCTCATCGACCTCAACCGGGCCACGCCGGCATCTGCCGGACAGCCGGGCGGGGGCACCGTGTATCTCGCCGCCGCCGACGCCGCCGGGATGATGGTGTCGATGATCCAGTCGAACTACATGGGATTCGGCTCGGGCGTCGTGGTGCCCGGGACCGGCATCGCCCTGCAGAACCGTGGCTCGAGTTTCGCCGTGACGCGCGGGCATCCGAACCAAGTCGGGCCGAACAAGCGTCCTTACCACACGATCATCCCCGGTTTCCTGACCCGGGACGGCGCGCCGGTAATGAGCTTCGGCGTGATGGGCGGCACGATGCAGCCCCAGGGCCATGTGCAGATGGTGGTGCGCATCGCCGACTACGGCCAGAACCCGCAGACGGCTTGCGACGGGCCCAGGTTCCGGTGGCTGCAGGGTATGCAGCTCTGCTGTGAGCCCGGTTTACCGCAGTCAACGCTGGACGAGCTGCACCGCCGCGGCCACCAGCTGGTGGTTGTGGATGACTACAACGACTTCGGTAGCTGCCAGGCGATCTGGCGGCTCGACGATGGGTATTTCGCCGCCAGTGACCCGCGCCGGGACGGCCAAGCCGCCGGCTGCTAG
- a CDS encoding IS110 family transposase codes for MKEATTMVVVGADVHKRTHTFVAVDEAGRKLAEKVVKATTAGHAEAVMWARESFGPEVVWAIEDCRHLSARLERDLMGFGQSVVRVPPKLMAQTRASARTRGKSDPIDALAVARGFLREPDLPVASHDEVSRELKLLVDRREVLVAQRTATINRLLWRVHELDPDHAPKARSLDLAKHRRILGDWLATVPGLVAELARDELADIIRLTETINALTKRIGQRVRHVAPVLLALPGCGELTAAKLVGETAGVTRFKSAAAFARHAGVAPVPVWSGNTAGRVRMTRSGNRQLNAALHRIAVTQIRLNGLGQVYYRKRLADSDSTTEALRCLKRRLARVVFGHLQTDEQNRQQPCQPAAA; via the coding sequence GTGAAGGAGGCAACCACCATGGTTGTTGTTGGAGCCGATGTACACAAGCGCACGCACACGTTCGTCGCGGTCGATGAGGCCGGGCGCAAGCTGGCCGAGAAGGTTGTCAAGGCCACTACTGCAGGTCATGCCGAGGCGGTGATGTGGGCCCGAGAAAGCTTCGGGCCAGAGGTGGTGTGGGCGATCGAGGATTGCCGGCATCTGTCGGCCCGGTTAGAGCGTGATCTGATGGGCTTTGGTCAGTCGGTGGTGCGGGTGCCGCCGAAGTTGATGGCCCAAACGCGGGCTAGCGCACGCACCCGGGGCAAGTCTGATCCAATCGACGCCTTAGCAGTCGCGCGCGGTTTTCTGCGTGAACCCGATCTGCCGGTCGCCTCCCATGATGAGGTGTCGCGGGAGTTGAAGTTGTTGGTGGATCGCCGGGAAGTCCTTGTGGCGCAACGCACTGCCACCATCAACCGGCTGTTGTGGCGGGTGCACGAGCTCGACCCCGACCACGCGCCCAAAGCCCGTTCGCTGGATCTGGCCAAGCACCGCCGGATTCTCGGCGATTGGCTTGCCACGGTGCCTGGCCTGGTCGCTGAGTTGGCGCGCGACGAGCTAGCCGACATCATCCGACTCACCGAGACCATCAACGCCTTGACCAAGCGCATCGGACAGCGAGTTCGCCACGTCGCCCCGGTGCTGCTTGCTCTTCCAGGCTGCGGGGAGCTGACCGCGGCCAAACTCGTCGGAGAAACCGCCGGGGTGACCCGGTTCAAAAGCGCGGCCGCCTTCGCGCGCCATGCCGGGGTGGCGCCTGTCCCGGTGTGGTCGGGAAACACTGCCGGTCGCGTGCGCATGACCCGCTCGGGCAACCGCCAACTCAACGCCGCCCTGCATCGCATCGCCGTAACCCAGATCCGTCTCAACGGCCTTGGGCAGGTTTACTACCGGAAGCGGCTAGCCGACAGCGATTCCACCACCGAAGCCCTGCGCTGCCTCAAACGCCGCTTGGCCCGCGTCGTCTTCGGCCACCTCCAGACCGACGAACAGAACCGTCAACAGCCTTGCCAACCGGCAGCGGCTTGA
- a CDS encoding FadD7 family fatty acid--CoA ligase, with protein MTAAAPQIAALVEAAARRHPETPALIVTANRVPVTYRDLITLVDELAGQLARRGLQPGDRVALRAPNSAAFVLGFLAASRAGLVAVPLDPALPLAEQNARIAAAGARVALIDQSGETGETAFPCWPVSVPVSRGGLRIDLDAAAPPYPVSAAPDGLRSDDAVIMFTGGTTGSPKMVPWTCDNIASAVRGVIDTYRLGPQDATVAVMPLFHGHGLVAALLSTLASGGTVLLPAGGRFSAHTFWDDIRAAHATWFTAVPTIHQILLKRAAAEHSGGLRFIRSCSAALSTQTAQALRTEFGAPVMSAYGMTEATHQVASTTDDQIPAAGFVGCSTGAQIRIVGDDGRPCPPDAVGEIWLRGRTVARGYLGDPDATARTFTDGWLHTGDLGSLSAGGELTLRGRIKELINRAGEKVSPERVEVVLTSHPNVVEAAVFGVPDPIYGETVAAVVVAGASDHPDTTELASFCRERLAAFEVPATIQVTDELPHTAKGSVDRRAAAEKFGASRA; from the coding sequence GTGACCGCCGCCGCCCCGCAAATCGCCGCTCTGGTCGAGGCCGCCGCGAGACGCCACCCGGAAACACCGGCACTCATCGTCACCGCCAACCGCGTCCCGGTCACCTATCGCGACCTGATCACGCTGGTCGACGAGCTGGCCGGGCAGCTGGCCCGGCGCGGCCTGCAGCCGGGTGACCGGGTCGCGCTGCGCGCACCCAATAGCGCTGCTTTCGTCCTCGGGTTCTTGGCGGCATCCCGGGCAGGGCTTGTCGCGGTTCCCCTGGACCCCGCACTGCCACTCGCCGAGCAGAACGCCAGGATCGCGGCGGCCGGCGCGCGAGTGGCCTTGATCGACCAGTCCGGCGAAACCGGCGAAACCGCATTCCCATGCTGGCCGGTCTCGGTTCCGGTGAGCCGCGGCGGTCTCCGCATCGACCTCGACGCCGCCGCCCCGCCTTACCCGGTCAGCGCGGCGCCCGACGGGCTGCGGTCCGACGACGCTGTGATCATGTTCACCGGAGGCACGACGGGTTCACCGAAGATGGTGCCGTGGACCTGCGACAACATCGCGTCCGCGGTACGTGGAGTGATCGACACCTATCGGTTAGGCCCGCAGGATGCGACGGTCGCGGTGATGCCGCTGTTTCACGGTCATGGGCTGGTCGCGGCACTGCTGTCCACCCTGGCTTCCGGAGGGACTGTGCTGTTACCCGCCGGGGGACGGTTTTCCGCACACACTTTTTGGGACGATATCCGTGCCGCACACGCGACCTGGTTCACGGCAGTGCCGACGATTCACCAGATTCTCCTGAAACGTGCCGCGGCCGAGCACTCCGGCGGGCTGCGGTTCATTCGCAGCTGCAGCGCGGCGCTCAGCACCCAAACGGCGCAGGCACTGCGGACCGAATTCGGTGCACCGGTGATGAGCGCCTATGGCATGACCGAGGCCACCCACCAGGTGGCGAGCACAACCGACGACCAGATCCCGGCGGCGGGTTTCGTTGGTTGCTCCACCGGAGCACAGATCCGGATCGTCGGGGATGACGGCCGACCCTGCCCGCCCGATGCGGTGGGCGAGATCTGGCTGCGCGGCCGCACGGTGGCGCGTGGCTACCTGGGAGATCCCGACGCAACGGCGCGGACATTCACGGACGGGTGGCTGCACACCGGCGACCTGGGATCACTGTCCGCGGGGGGAGAGCTGACACTGCGCGGGCGTATCAAGGAGCTCATCAACCGGGCCGGGGAGAAGGTCTCGCCCGAACGGGTCGAGGTGGTTCTGACTAGTCACCCAAATGTGGTGGAGGCAGCGGTGTTCGGCGTCCCGGACCCGATCTACGGGGAGACGGTCGCCGCAGTCGTGGTCGCTGGAGCCTCGGATCACCCGGACACCACCGAACTCGCCTCGTTCTGCCGGGAGCGGCTGGCTGCTTTCGAGGTCCCTGCCACCATCCAGGTGACGGACGAGTTGCCCCACACCGCAAAAGGTTCCGTCGATCGCCGTGCGGCCGCCGAAAAATTCGGGGCCAGTCGAGCCTGA